A genome region from Gammaproteobacteria bacterium includes the following:
- a CDS encoding YciI family protein — MRFMIIVKATKDSEAGVMPDESLFEEMGKYHEELAKAGMLLDASGLHPSTDGWRIQYSGDKRSFIDGPFAETKELVAGYTLIQAESREEAIEWTKRFPNPSIDGKEGEIEVRQLFELDEFESSEAIERFRELKKESKQ; from the coding sequence ATGCGATTCATGATCATCGTCAAAGCCACCAAGGACTCGGAAGCCGGCGTCATGCCGGACGAGTCGCTTTTCGAAGAAATGGGCAAGTATCACGAGGAACTGGCCAAGGCCGGCATGCTGCTGGACGCCAGCGGTCTGCATCCAAGCACCGATGGATGGCGCATCCAGTATTCCGGCGACAAGCGCAGCTTCATCGACGGTCCCTTTGCGGAAACCAAGGAACTCGTCGCCGGCTACACGCTGATCCAGGCCGAATCGAGAGAGGAAGCGATCGAATGGACCAAACGCTTCCCCAACCCTTCTATCGACGGCAAGGAAGGCGAGATCGAGGTACGCCAGCTGTTCGAACTGGACGAGTTCGAATCCAGCGAGGCGATCGAACGCTTCCGCGAGCTGAAAAAGGAATCGAAACAGTAA